A region of Anguilla anguilla isolate fAngAng1 chromosome 18, fAngAng1.pri, whole genome shotgun sequence DNA encodes the following proteins:
- the lhcgr gene encoding lutropin-choriogonadotropic hormone receptor isoform X2, giving the protein MTVEETYMNLVGNGFKEVQRHAFNGTKMSKLVLKGNRNLRKIHDEAFEGATGPSLLDVSSTALRSLPALGLQQVTVLTARSAQGLKTLPPLENLVNLQEAHLTYPSHCCAFHTWRRKHRENAFLGSFGNLSRLCNSGPPQGIGYPSASDMSYPEYSLDDFDFQYLNLELCLSDAPIKCTPEPDAFNPCEDLLGYAYLRTATWVIAVSSVLGNLAVLAVLLTSRHKLTVSRFLMCNLAFADLCMGVYLLLIAVVDHRSRRQYYNHATDWQTGGGCGAAGFLTVFASELSVYTLTVITLERWHTITHALRRDRKLRLRHVAAMMAAGWGFSLLAALLPVLGVSSYAKVSICLPMDIETPASQAYVMAVLLLNAAAFLVVCVCYGRIYASVRNPRLATRRSDTKMAKRMAVLIFTDFLCMAPISFFAISAALRMPLITVSHSKILLILFYPINSLCNPFLYTIFTRAFRLEVRLLLSRCGCCSDRAWLHRLLGLAARKPRNSASSRKPSSLRFYAYHIKMQGCILNRGPK; this is encoded by the exons ATGACGGTGGAAGAGACATATAT GAACCTGGTCGGAAACGGATTTAAAGAAGTACAGCGCCACGCATTCAACGGGACAAAAATGTCTAAACT ggtTCTGAAAGGCAACAGGAACCTACGTAAAATCCATGATGAAGCCTTTGAAGGGGCGACAGGGCCGAGTCTGCT CGATGTGTCTTCTACGGCTCTCCGCTCCCTCCCAGCCCTCGGCTTGCAGCAGGTGACAGTGCTGACCGCTCGCTCTGCCCAGGGGCTGAAGACCCTCCCCCCTCTGGAGAACCTGGTCAACCTGCAGGAGGCCCACCTCACCTACCCCAGTCACTGCTGTGCCTTTCACACCTGGAGGCGGAAACACAG GGAGAACGCGTTCCTGGGGTCCTTTGGGAACCTCTCCAGGCTATGCAACAGCGGTCCACCACAGGGGATTGG GTACCCCTCTGCAAGCGACATGTCGTACCCAGAGTACAGCCTCGACGACTTCGATTTCCAGTACCTCAACCTGGAGCTGTGCCTGAGCGACGCCCCCATCAAGTGCACCCCGGAACCCGACGCGTTCAACCCCTGCGAGGACCTCCTGGGGTACGCCTACCTGCGGACGGCCACCTGGGTGATCGCCGTCTCCTCCGTGCTGGGAAACCTGGCGGTCCTGGCGGTGCTGCTGACCAGCCGCCACAAGCTGACCGTCTCCCGCTTCCTCATGTGCAACCTGGCCTTCGCCGACCTCTGCATGGGCGTGTACCTGCTCCTCATCGCCGTGGTGGACCACCGCTCCCGCCGCCAGTACTACAACCACGCCACCGACTGGCAGACAGGGGGCGGGTGCGGGGCGGCGGGCTTCCTGACGGTGTTCGCCAGCGAGCTGTCCGTCTACACCCTGACCGTCATCACCCTGGAGCGCTGGCACACCATCACCCACGCCCTGCGGCGGGACAGGAAGCTGCGCCTGCGCCACGTGGCGGCCATGATGGCGGCGGGGTGGGGCTTCTCGCTGCTGGCCGCCCTGCTGCCCGTGCTGGGGGTGAGCAGCTACGCCAAGGTGAGCATCTGCCTGCCCATGGACATCGAGACGCCGGCGTCCCAGGCCTACGTGATGGCGGTGCTGCTGCTCAACGCCGCCGCCTTCCTGGTGGTCTGCGTCTGCTACGGCCGCATCTACGCCAGCGTGCGCAACCCCCGCCTGGCCACGCGCCGCAGCGACACCAAGATGGCCAAGCGCATGGCGGTGCTCATATTCACCGACTTCCTGTGCATGGCGCCCATCTCCTTCTTCGCCATCTCCGCCGCCCTGCGGATGCCCCTCATCACCGTGTCCCACTCCAAgatcctcctcatcctcttctaCCCCATCAACTCCCTGTGCAACCCCTTCCTGTACACCATCTTCACCCGGGCCTTCCGGCTGGAAGTGCGCCTCCTGCTGAGCCGCTGCGGCTGCTGCAGCGACCGCGCCTGGCTCCACCGCCTGCTCGGCCTGGCGGCCCGCAAGCCGCGCAACAGCGCCTCCTCCAGGAAGCCCAGCTCGCTCAGGTTTTACGCCTACCACATCAAGATGCAGGGCTGCATTCTCAACAGAGGTCCTAAAtaa
- the lhcgr gene encoding lutropin-choriogonadotropic hormone receptor isoform X1 encodes MSNLLLWTMWRLVMLSTVLQVRSGWTFSCPVICQCTEQSFRCTRETQLNSSAKSSLINNIRLTHLPLQEVPSNTFRDLHNVDRIEISQSDSIRIFRARAFHSLHSLQEVLIHNMKNLEFIKKGAFSDLPKLKYLSICNTGLREFPDLSTISSLEPLFFLEVGDNIKIDTIPPNAFLGMTVEETYMNLVGNGFKEVQRHAFNGTKMSKLVLKGNRNLRKIHDEAFEGATGPSLLDVSSTALRSLPALGLQQVTVLTARSAQGLKTLPPLENLVNLQEAHLTYPSHCCAFHTWRRKHRENAFLGSFGNLSRLCNSGPPQGIGYPSASDMSYPEYSLDDFDFQYLNLELCLSDAPIKCTPEPDAFNPCEDLLGYAYLRTATWVIAVSSVLGNLAVLAVLLTSRHKLTVSRFLMCNLAFADLCMGVYLLLIAVVDHRSRRQYYNHATDWQTGGGCGAAGFLTVFASELSVYTLTVITLERWHTITHALRRDRKLRLRHVAAMMAAGWGFSLLAALLPVLGVSSYAKVSICLPMDIETPASQAYVMAVLLLNAAAFLVVCVCYGRIYASVRNPRLATRRSDTKMAKRMAVLIFTDFLCMAPISFFAISAALRMPLITVSHSKILLILFYPINSLCNPFLYTIFTRAFRLEVRLLLSRCGCCSDRAWLHRLLGLAARKPRNSASSRKPSSLRFYAYHIKMQGCILNRGPK; translated from the exons ATGTCCAATCTGCTCTTGTGGACGATGTGGCGACTGGTTATGCTGTCCACTGTCCTGCAGGTGCGCTCCGGCTGGACTTTTTCGTGCCCCGTCATTTGCCAATGCACCGAACAGTCTTTCCGCTGCACAAGGGAAACTCAGCTGAACTCCTCTGCCAAATCCTCACTAATTAACAACAT aAGATTAACTCATCTGCCGTTACAAGAAGTCCCAAGTAATACTTTCAGAGATCTTCATAACGTAGACAGAAT TGAAATTTCCCAGAGTGACTCCATCAGGATATTCAGAGCCAGGGCGTTTCACTCTCTGCACAGCTTGCAAGAAGT CCTGATACACAACATGAAAAACCTGGAGTTCATAAAGAAAGGAGCCTTCTCTGACCTTCCCAAACTCAAATACCT GAGCATTTGTAACACTGGACTGCGGGAGTTCCCTGATCTCTCAACAATTTCCTCCCTGGAACCCTTATTTTTTCT AGAAGTGGGAGACAATATTAAGATCGACACCATCCCCCCCAACGCTTTCCTGGGCATGACGGTGGAAGAGACATATAT GAACCTGGTCGGAAACGGATTTAAAGAAGTACAGCGCCACGCATTCAACGGGACAAAAATGTCTAAACT ggtTCTGAAAGGCAACAGGAACCTACGTAAAATCCATGATGAAGCCTTTGAAGGGGCGACAGGGCCGAGTCTGCT CGATGTGTCTTCTACGGCTCTCCGCTCCCTCCCAGCCCTCGGCTTGCAGCAGGTGACAGTGCTGACCGCTCGCTCTGCCCAGGGGCTGAAGACCCTCCCCCCTCTGGAGAACCTGGTCAACCTGCAGGAGGCCCACCTCACCTACCCCAGTCACTGCTGTGCCTTTCACACCTGGAGGCGGAAACACAG GGAGAACGCGTTCCTGGGGTCCTTTGGGAACCTCTCCAGGCTATGCAACAGCGGTCCACCACAGGGGATTGG GTACCCCTCTGCAAGCGACATGTCGTACCCAGAGTACAGCCTCGACGACTTCGATTTCCAGTACCTCAACCTGGAGCTGTGCCTGAGCGACGCCCCCATCAAGTGCACCCCGGAACCCGACGCGTTCAACCCCTGCGAGGACCTCCTGGGGTACGCCTACCTGCGGACGGCCACCTGGGTGATCGCCGTCTCCTCCGTGCTGGGAAACCTGGCGGTCCTGGCGGTGCTGCTGACCAGCCGCCACAAGCTGACCGTCTCCCGCTTCCTCATGTGCAACCTGGCCTTCGCCGACCTCTGCATGGGCGTGTACCTGCTCCTCATCGCCGTGGTGGACCACCGCTCCCGCCGCCAGTACTACAACCACGCCACCGACTGGCAGACAGGGGGCGGGTGCGGGGCGGCGGGCTTCCTGACGGTGTTCGCCAGCGAGCTGTCCGTCTACACCCTGACCGTCATCACCCTGGAGCGCTGGCACACCATCACCCACGCCCTGCGGCGGGACAGGAAGCTGCGCCTGCGCCACGTGGCGGCCATGATGGCGGCGGGGTGGGGCTTCTCGCTGCTGGCCGCCCTGCTGCCCGTGCTGGGGGTGAGCAGCTACGCCAAGGTGAGCATCTGCCTGCCCATGGACATCGAGACGCCGGCGTCCCAGGCCTACGTGATGGCGGTGCTGCTGCTCAACGCCGCCGCCTTCCTGGTGGTCTGCGTCTGCTACGGCCGCATCTACGCCAGCGTGCGCAACCCCCGCCTGGCCACGCGCCGCAGCGACACCAAGATGGCCAAGCGCATGGCGGTGCTCATATTCACCGACTTCCTGTGCATGGCGCCCATCTCCTTCTTCGCCATCTCCGCCGCCCTGCGGATGCCCCTCATCACCGTGTCCCACTCCAAgatcctcctcatcctcttctaCCCCATCAACTCCCTGTGCAACCCCTTCCTGTACACCATCTTCACCCGGGCCTTCCGGCTGGAAGTGCGCCTCCTGCTGAGCCGCTGCGGCTGCTGCAGCGACCGCGCCTGGCTCCACCGCCTGCTCGGCCTGGCGGCCCGCAAGCCGCGCAACAGCGCCTCCTCCAGGAAGCCCAGCTCGCTCAGGTTTTACGCCTACCACATCAAGATGCAGGGCTGCATTCTCAACAGAGGTCCTAAAtaa